The Mycolicibacterium aromaticivorans JS19b1 = JCM 16368 DNA segment TGTGCACCAGCTCTTTGTCCGCCTCGGCTACGAAGTAGCGGTCCACCCGCAGTTACCACGCCGGGAAGAGCGACCCGACTTCCTTGTCACCCGCGGCACCGAAAGCCTTTACGTCGAAGCCACGACCGTATTCAACGGTGACTACAATATGAACCCGCACGGGCAAGCGTGGGTGCAGGACTTCATAGACAGCGCCCAAAACCCCGACTTTATGGTGGATATCGAATTCCCACGCGTAGCCCCGACAGGCTGGCCACGCCGAAGAGAAATCGTTGACCCACTCGAGCAGTGGCTCGCTCGTTTGGATTGGGCTGAAGCGCGCGCAGACTGGGAATCGAACGGGATTGGCTATATGAGTTCCCCGCGGTGGCGGTGGAACCACGAGTGCGGTGATTGGACCATCGCATACCTGGCGACACCTGTACAAGCGGAGTCTCGGCGAAAGGGCAGGCGCCTGATCGCTATACCCGCGACATCAGCGGCAAATTTCAGTCACGACATTCAAAGAATACGAACCAAGTTAAACGAGAAGGGCGGCAACAAGTACAGCTCGCTGGACGGTCCGCTCGAAAAACCGGTTGTCGTCGCAATGCAACTGTGGAACCAGGTCGACGAAGATGATCTGGTGAACGTGCTTTTTGGCAGCGCACACGTTGAATGGTTCATGGATAATACAACGGGATCTGTTGTGCCCGAATCGATTAGATCAGTACGCGTCCCAGATGGCTATTGGCGTCCTGACTTTGATCCACGTGGCACGCGCATATCCGGGGTACTGTTCGGCAACACCCTAAGCTCCTATCGTGTGGCCTCGAAATTGCCTGAGCTGTGGCTCAATCCGTGGGCATCCGTATTGTTGCCCAACCTTGATCCCTTCCGAACGCGCTACGTTGACGATGAGAACAGACTAGCGACTCGTGAGGCCACAGATACCGCGCCGACTGTCTTCAACCTGCCACGACAGTGGCCCAACGCTACGATCTAGCCGCACACAATTGCGGGCACATCGCGGTGGTCGGTCCAGCGGTCGCCAGCCGCGATTCGGGGCGCTGGGGCGCCTGCCAGACAAGATCGCGGTCGCGATGCCCGAATTCGTCACCGCTACCTTGCCGACCGATCCCTTCACGATGTCCAAGCCAGCTACGCCTCGAGGTGGACTAAATGGCGGAATCCCTCACCGATCGGGCAGCACTTGCCGCAGATCTGGAACGTGCCCGTAGCGACTTCCGGCATCTGTTGGCCGTTGCGGATGATGACTGGAACAGACCCACTCAGGGCACTCGCTGGACCAACGAACAGCTGTTGTTCCACATGGTGTTCGGCTACATGGTCGTGCGGCGGCTCCTGTTTCTCGTGCGCTTATTCGGGCGGCTGCCCGACCGGGTCAGCCGTGGCTTTGCGCGCATGCTCGACGCTGCCACTCGACCGTTTCACGCAATCAACTACTACGGATCCTGCACGGCAGCACTGGTTTACAACCGAAGCCGAATGGGCAAGAAGATGGACCGCGAAATCGGCAAGCTACGGCGGTCGCTCGCCAGCGCGGATGACGGCGCGTTCGGCCGCGGAATGCATTACCCACCCGGTTGGGACCCCTATTTCCGGGGCTACATGACGCTCGCGGACGTCTATGGCTATCCGGGCCAGCACTACGATCACCATCGGAAGCAGCTAACACTCAGCCGAATGTGAGCCTGACTCCAAGACTCCCGCGGGAAACCCGCTGCCAGTCTCGGGTGTGGAGTGAGCTCGTCATGGCGTTCTGTTGCAGGGTTGATACTGGTCTGGTGGGAGCCAGCAAGATGTCGAGGCCGTTGTCGTAGCAACGGCGCCCTCCAATCAGGACTGAGTCTGATGCGGATCGAACTATTCACGGCACCCGGATGCCCGAATGCCGACGCCGCCCGAACGCTCCTCAACGACCGCCTTGCCAAGCTGGGCATCACCGCGCCGATCGTTGACCACATCGGTCGCTATCCGTCGCCGACTGTACTTGTCGAGGGTATTGACGTGATGCGTCAGGAGGCAGACGTGCCGATCGGCGACGCGTGCCGACTCGACCTGCCGACAGCGCAGCGCGTCCTCGATGCGCTGCGCGCCATCGCGGAAACAGATCGAAAGCCACTCAAACGACGCGCTCGATGACTGACTGTTGACCTACCCCGCGAAATTCTCTTGCCGTTGGGCGAGTTGGTGTTCGCGTACCCAGGCTTGGGCGGCCATCTGGGTGGCGTCCCATGGTGAACCGAGAGGCGGGGTGTAGGACAGGTCGAGTTCGCTGAGCGCGTCGACGGTCATGTGGTGGAACAGGGCGGCGGCGTAGGTGTCGACACGTTTGGATACTTCGGCGCTGCGGTGGCCGATGAGTTGTGCGCCGAGCAGCGTGCCGGTGGTGTCGTCGCCGGTGATGCGGATGTGGATGGGTGTTGCTCCGGGGTAGTAGGCCTTGTGGTCGTCGGGAGTGGCGGTGGTGCTGACCGGCTGCCAACCTCGTTGTGCCGCCAGGGCTTCGTGTTCGCGTAGGCCGGTGCGGGCGGCGACGAGGTCGAAAACCTTGACGACTTGAGTGCCGAGGCTCCCGGCGAAGCGCGCCCGCCCGCCGATGGCGTTTTCACCAGCGACGCGGCCCTGTTTGTGCGCGGTGGTGCCAAGGGGTAGCCAGGTGAGGCCCACCATTCGGTGGTGGGTGTGCACGCAGTCTCCGGCCGCGAAAACGTCAGTCAGATTAGTGCGCATGGTGTCATCGACAGCGATGGCGCCTTTGACGCCGAGTTCGGCGCCGGCGTCGGTGGCCAGTTCGGTGTCGGGTCGCACGCCGACCACGACGAGGACGAAATCAACTGTGCGGGTTAATGGTGCGCCGTCATACTGAGCGGCGACGGTCAAGGCGCCGTTGTCGGTCCGCTTAATGGCGGTGACGGCGGTGTTGGTGAGGACCTCGACACCGTGGCGCTCGAGCTCGGCGTGGACCAGGGCGCCGAGTTCGGGGTCGACGGTCGGCAGCACTTCGGGCAGGGCTTCGATCTGGGTGACGGCAACGCCGCGCATGGTGAGTGCTTCCGCCATCTCCAGGCCGATGTAGCCGGCGCCGATGATGACCGCAGTGGCCGGATTGCGTTGCTGTAGTGAGTCCATGACGGCGAAGGTGTCGCCCATGGAGTGCAGAAGGTGCACGCCGTGCTCAGGGCCGAGCGCGTCGGGTCCGCTGAGTCCGGTGATGGGTGGGCGGGCACTGACGGCGCCGGTGCCCACGATCAGGGCGTCGTAGGCGAGCTGGTCGGGGGTGCGGTCTGGGCCGAGCACGTCGAGGGTGTGGGCGTCGACATTGATGCGGGTGGCGCGGGTATCGGTGAGAACGTGCATGCCGGTGGCGGCCAGGTCGGCTGCGGTGCGGTGGGCAAGGTTGGTCCAGTGGGTGACTTCACCGGAGACGAAGTAAGGGATGCCGCAGATGGAGAAGTTGGGGTAGGCGTCGGCGACGACGACGGTGACCGCGGTGGCGGGGTCGAGTTCGCGGATGCGCAGTGCCGCACTGATGCCGGCATCGCTGCCGCCGACCGCGACGATATGGCGAGATGCCATGACGGGGCTCCTCGAAAGGCGTTGGGATTGGGTTTGGGTACCGCCGGTTGGATACCGGTGGTGCTGGGTTAAGCGGGGTCGCTGGGGTGTCTGTCGGCGTGGGGATGGGGGACGACGACGTCATCGGCGTCGGCGGCGATGTCGGGGTACAGGGTGGCGATCAGGGCCAAACCGATTAGAGCACCGACGATTTGGGCCGCGATGAATCCTGGCGCTGAGCTCGGTGCGATGCCGGCGAAAGTGTCGGAGAAGATCCGCCCAATCGTGACAGCGGGATTGGCGAACGAGGTCGAGCTGGTGAACCAGTACGCCGCGCCGATGTAGGCGCCGACGGCCGCAGCTGACATTCCGGCGCGGCCGGTACGGGCCAGCGCGAAGATCAGCGCGATCAATCCTGCGGTGGCCACGACTTCGCCGATGAGATGCCCGGTGGTGATGCGATCTTTGGTCGCGATCTCGAAGACCCGGCGATCGAACATGAGATTGGCCAGCCAGGAGCCACTGATCGCTCCAGCGATTTGGACTCCCGCGTAGGCGAGTGCATCGCGGGTGGTGATGCCGGTGCCGGCCCGGCGGCCCAAGAGCCAGTCGGATGCGGTGACGACCGGATTGAAGTGTGCGCCGGAGATCGGGCCGAATAGCAAGATCAGCACCGCCAGTCCGAACACGGTCGCCGTCGAATTCTCGAGGAGCTGCAGTCCGACGTCGTTGGGGGAGAGCTGGGCAGCGGCGATTCCCGATCCGACAACAACGGTGACCAACAGTGCGCTGCCGACGAATTCAGCCAACAGCCTCCGCGGCAGACCGATGGTGTCCATCACGGGATCCCGGCCAGGCTATCGGCGCCCAGCAGTGTCGAAAGCTGTTGCAGTGCTTCGGGAATCACGCGGTAGTACACCCACGAGCCGCGTCGCTGGCTGTCGATCAGCCCCGCGGTGCGCAGCACCTTGAGATGGTGGGAGATCGTGGGCTGGCCGACATCGATACCTTGCGAGATGTCGCAGACGCACGCCTGGCCACCTCCGTGGCTGGCAATCAGGCTGAGCAGGCGAAGTCGAATCGGATCCGACAACGCCTTCAACATCGCCGCCAACTCCGCCGCGGCCGCAATGCTCAGCGGCTCTCGGACCAGAGGTGCGACCTCGCAGCACCCGCCTTCGGACGACTTCGACACTCATCGATATTGACAGTCATCGAATCAATACACAAGCGAACAACTCGTGAACGAAGCATCCCGGGAGCGGCAGCCGCCACGGAGTCTGGCGGCCGCCGGTTCCCAGGGCTGACATGCCGGACTAGCAACAGCTGGCTTGGGTTGTGGCAGGGGCGTTTTCGTGGGCCGCTGTGCCACAGCAGGCGGCCTCGTCGGACTGCGTGCCGATCTGCGGGCTGGTGCCGAAGCTGTCGGAGTCGGCCAGCTTGGTGTAAACCTCCCAGCGCTCGCCTCCGGGGCCGGTGACCCAAACCTTGTCCTGGGTTGCGAAGCAGCAGGTGGTGCCGATCTCCTCCTCGGTGAACATGCCCGCATTGGTCAGGCGGTCGATTTCGGCGTGCACCTGGTCGCTGGACTCCACCTCGACGCCGAGGTGGTTGAGGCTGCCGCCGTGGCCGGGGTTTTGCAGGAGTACGAGTTTCAGGGGCGGTTCGGCGATGGCGAAGTTGGCGTAGCCCGGCTTGACCTTGGCCGGCTCGGTGTTGAACAGCTTGGAGTAGAAGGTGACGGCTTCGTCGATGTCATCGACGTTGAGCGCCAACTGGATGCGGGACATGGGGAGCCTCCTTGGAACCTGTGCGACATATGTCGAACTATCGGGACGATGCCCAGCATGCCACCTTTTCGATATATGTCAAGCTTTGTGGCATGATTGGGTGATGCCCAAGACGTTGCCCTTGATCGACATGTCGTCGCCGGTGTGTTGTGCGCCGGTGGCGGCGGGTGTGATGAGTGACGAGGACGCGTTGCACGTCGCATTGCGGCTCAAGGCGCTGGCCGACCCGGCACGAGTCAAGATCATGTCGCTGCTGTTCGGGTCGGCTGATGGCGAGGAGAACAGTCGAGACTTGGCCGCCGCGATCGGGGTTGGCGAGTCCACGGCCAGCCACCACCTGACACAGTTACGCAATGCCGGGTTGGTCGAGTCGACCCGGCGAGGGATGAACGTCTATCACCGTCCGCACCGCGACGCGGTCGCCGCGCTGTGCGCCGTACTCGACCCGAATTGCTGTTCCTAAACCCGGTTTTCGGTATCGGCGGTGTCGGTCAGCAGTTCAGTGATGAGGCCTTCGATCCGCGTCTTGATTTGGTCGCGGATGGGACGTACAGCGTCCACACCCTTGCCCGCGGGATCCTCCAGTACCCAGTCGCGGTAGCTCTTGCCCGGGAAAATGGGGCAGGTGTCGCCGCAACCCATGGTGATCACCACGTCGGAGGCTTCCACCGCGTCGGTGGTAAGGATTTTCGGGGTTTGGTCGGAGATGTCGATGCCGACTTCGGCCATGGCCTCTACCGCGGCGGGGTTGACGGCGTTGCCCGGGGCACTGCCGGCCGAGCGGACTTCGATGGCGTCGCCGGCCAGCGCCGAGAGGAATCCTGCGGCCATCTGTGAACGTCCGGCGTTGTGCACGCAGACGAACAACACGGACGGTTTCGTGCTCATCGGCAAGTCCTCTCGAGGGAATCGGGTGTGGTGGCGGAAGGGGTGATGCCAAGGGCCAATACCGCCGACAACTGGGCCATGGCCGCCGGCACCACCCAGTAGTACACCCACGTGCCGCGCCGCTCGCACTCCAGCAGACCTGCCTCGCGCAGCGTTTTGAGGTGATGGGAGATCGTCGGTTGGGACAGTTCGAAATATGGGGCGATCTCGCAGACGCAACACTGGCCGCCTTCGTGGCTGGCGATGAGGCTCAGCATGCGCAATCGCACGGGATCTCCCAAGGCTTTGAACATGCGGGCCAATTCACCGGCCCAGTCTGCGCCCAGCGGTTGGTGCGCCAGGGGAGGGCAGCAGGGCTCGGCCGGGGGTGACGGCGCGACGGGCATTGTTCTATATTGATAGTTATCAATACAGCCGTCAAATGGCGAAGGAGAATCACGGTGCCCGCGATTTCTGTGTTCGAGCCCGCGTTGTGCTGCAATACCGGGGTGTGTGGTGAGGATGTCGATGCCAACCTCGTGACGTTCAGCGCGGATATGGTCTGGTTGCTCGAGCAGGGTGCGGCGATTTCTCGCCACAATCTCGCTAACGACCCCGTGGCATTCGCCCATAGCGCGGTCGCCAAACAGTTCCTGGAAGTCGCCGGTTCAGAAGGTTTGCCGCTGGTCTGCGTCGACGACGTCACCGTGCTGACCGGGCGCTACCCGACCCGTGCGGAGCTATCGCGGTGGGCAGCGCTCGATGCGCCCGTTGAGGGGCTGGCCGGTGTGATCAGCCTCGGCCTTTCAGACGCCAGCTCGACCCAATGCTGCCCGCCAGGGCAGTCGGACTGCTGCTGACCACCGACTGCCCCCGTAATCCGGAATAAATTGTGCCCCATGACTTTTCCTGAGCAACGGTTCCTGACCGACCCGCCGCGGTTCGTTTTCTTCACCGGCAAGGGTGGGGTCGGTAAGACCTCGATCGCGTACGCGTCGGCCGTGGCCTTGGCCCAAGCGGGCAAGAAAGTCCTCTTGGTGTCCACGGACCCGGCGTCCAATGTCGGGCAGGTATTCGGGGTGGCGATCGGTAACACCGTCACCGAGATCCCTGCGGTGCCGGGGCTGTCGGCTTTGGAGATCGACCCCGAACAAGCGGCGACGGCATACCGGGAACGCATCGTGGGACCGGTGCGCTGCTTGTTGCCCGAGTCGGCGATCGCCTCGATCACCGAGCAGTTGTCGGGTTCGTGCACCACCGAGATCGCGTCCTTTGACGAGTTCACCACTCTGCTGACGGACGACACGGGACTCGTGTCCGGATTCGACCACGTGCTGTTCGACACCGCTCCCACCGGGCACACGATCCGGCTGCTGCAACTGCCGGGCAGCTGGACAGAGTTCCTGCAAGCCGGAAAGGGGGACGCCTCCTGCCTGGGTCCCATGGCGGGCCTGGACAAACACAAGACCACCTACGCCGCTGCGGTGGCCGCTCTGGCCGATCCGGACCGCACTCGCCTGGTCCTGGTGGCCCGCCCGACACGGTCGGCGTTGCGCGAAATCGACCGCACCCACCACGAATTGG contains these protein-coding regions:
- a CDS encoding DinB family protein, with protein sequence MAESLTDRAALAADLERARSDFRHLLAVADDDWNRPTQGTRWTNEQLLFHMVFGYMVVRRLLFLVRLFGRLPDRVSRGFARMLDAATRPFHAINYYGSCTAALVYNRSRMGKKMDREIGKLRRSLASADDGAFGRGMHYPPGWDPYFRGYMTLADVYGYPGQHYDHHRKQLTLSRM
- a CDS encoding FAD-dependent oxidoreductase gives rise to the protein MASRHIVAVGGSDAGISAALRIRELDPATAVTVVVADAYPNFSICGIPYFVSGEVTHWTNLAHRTAADLAATGMHVLTDTRATRINVDAHTLDVLGPDRTPDQLAYDALIVGTGAVSARPPITGLSGPDALGPEHGVHLLHSMGDTFAVMDSLQQRNPATAVIIGAGYIGLEMAEALTMRGVAVTQIEALPEVLPTVDPELGALVHAELERHGVEVLTNTAVTAIKRTDNGALTVAAQYDGAPLTRTVDFVLVVVGVRPDTELATDAGAELGVKGAIAVDDTMRTNLTDVFAAGDCVHTHHRMVGLTWLPLGTTAHKQGRVAGENAIGGRARFAGSLGTQVVKVFDLVAARTGLREHEALAAQRGWQPVSTTATPDDHKAYYPGATPIHIRITGDDTTGTLLGAQLIGHRSAEVSKRVDTYAAALFHHMTVDALSELDLSYTPPLGSPWDATQMAAQAWVREHQLAQRQENFAG
- a CDS encoding aquaporin, encoding MDTIGLPRRLLAEFVGSALLVTVVVGSGIAAAQLSPNDVGLQLLENSTATVFGLAVLILLFGPISGAHFNPVVTASDWLLGRRAGTGITTRDALAYAGVQIAGAISGSWLANLMFDRRVFEIATKDRITTGHLIGEVVATAGLIALIFALARTGRAGMSAAAVGAYIGAAYWFTSSTSFANPAVTIGRIFSDTFAGIAPSSAPGFIAAQIVGALIGLALIATLYPDIAADADDVVVPHPHADRHPSDPA
- a CDS encoding ArsR/SmtB family transcription factor yields the protein MSKSSEGGCCEVAPLVREPLSIAAAAELAAMLKALSDPIRLRLLSLIASHGGGQACVCDISQGIDVGQPTISHHLKVLRTAGLIDSQRRGSWVYYRVIPEALQQLSTLLGADSLAGIP
- a CDS encoding ArsI/CadI family heavy metal resistance metalloenzyme, which translates into the protein MSRIQLALNVDDIDEAVTFYSKLFNTEPAKVKPGYANFAIAEPPLKLVLLQNPGHGGSLNHLGVEVESSDQVHAEIDRLTNAGMFTEEEIGTTCCFATQDKVWVTGPGGERWEVYTKLADSDSFGTSPQIGTQSDEAACCGTAAHENAPATTQASCC
- a CDS encoding Rv2640c family ArsR-like transcriptional regulator, translating into MPKTLPLIDMSSPVCCAPVAAGVMSDEDALHVALRLKALADPARVKIMSLLFGSADGEENSRDLAAAIGVGESTASHHLTQLRNAGLVESTRRGMNVYHRPHRDAVAALCAVLDPNCCS
- a CDS encoding arsenate reductase ArsC, producing the protein MSTKPSVLFVCVHNAGRSQMAAGFLSALAGDAIEVRSAGSAPGNAVNPAAVEAMAEVGIDISDQTPKILTTDAVEASDVVITMGCGDTCPIFPGKSYRDWVLEDPAGKGVDAVRPIRDQIKTRIEGLITELLTDTADTENRV
- a CDS encoding ArsR/SmtB family transcription factor; this translates as MPVAPSPPAEPCCPPLAHQPLGADWAGELARMFKALGDPVRLRMLSLIASHEGGQCCVCEIAPYFELSQPTISHHLKTLREAGLLECERRGTWVYYWVVPAAMAQLSAVLALGITPSATTPDSLERTCR
- the arsD gene encoding arsenite efflux transporter metallochaperone ArsD, coding for MPAISVFEPALCCNTGVCGEDVDANLVTFSADMVWLLEQGAAISRHNLANDPVAFAHSAVAKQFLEVAGSEGLPLVCVDDVTVLTGRYPTRAELSRWAALDAPVEGLAGVISLGLSDASSTQCCPPGQSDCC